The sequence below is a genomic window from Peromyscus maniculatus bairdii isolate BWxNUB_F1_BW_parent chromosome 17, HU_Pman_BW_mat_3.1, whole genome shotgun sequence.
AGAATTCATGAAAACTCTACAATTTGCATCCTGATAAATTCATGTTCATTAAATTAGTACTTTGTGGATATTTTGAATCTGGTACCAGATGTTTTTCACTTGCTATTTGACTGTCATGTGGAGAATAATTTCCTCTGCTGTGGACTTTTAGTGTAATACCACAGTATAAGACAAATACCAATAAAATACCTAACTATGGTATATAGCAATCTATACTATGTGTATTAGTATAGGATTAGAGTTCCTTTGACAATTTTATAGTGATGAATGTTAACAAAGACATTGTATTTGGATCTTATGAAAAACATAAATCTAATGCAAAGATTGACAAATACACAAGACCAATTCTatcagaataaacaaaaattccTTAAATCATATTTGAGAAATGTACATTGGAGGCCAAGAACAGAGTAACCAGAAAtcaagaataataaaaacaaggatATGATGTTAGTCATTTGTAGTTCAAAATATTACGTTAGCTTCCACCAACCTCTGTAAATCCTAAGGCCCACTCTATCATGTCCTCGTGTAAGGACAATTGCTGACCAGGAGGTGCAAATGGAGAAAACATTCCTACTTTCAACATGTGCACAAAATTGATTGGAAAATGGCAATAGTTGAGGATATCATATTCTGCCACAGATTTCCTTTTCTCATCCAAAATCACTTGGTTAGAATCCAAATGATAAAGCTGAGTATTCCTTAGAAAGGAGTGCAGCTAGGAGCAATGAATGGTTCAGGTTAATCAGAAAGCAATACATGGAAAAGCCCTTCATCTCTTTTGTTCATTATATCACAAGTCAGATTTACCACAGCAACAAATAAAGCATAACAAGTTCCAATGGAATGAAAACTAAAATTTCCTAATATTCCCGAGGtcaataagatgaaacaaaatgcACTATGAGTCAGAACATGATTAATGTTGTTCATCCAGATCTCAGTAGTGTAGTGAAATCTTGACATATTAAAAGATGATCTTGAGATATATAGGTGATATGTATTCTCAAGAAGTTATTATTGCATAAAGTCCACTTTAAACAGCATTTATGTACAATACCCATGTTTTCTCAGCAGCACTTAGGCATGCCtaaagttattttatatatatattggtggATTTAAAGCAATTCCTAATCAAACCATCATTttgatatagaaaatatttttctgctgAAGAAATAACTCTAGCAAGATATCATCTGATTTCTATGTGAATCCTGTATCCCATATGTGTATtggtgtaaacacacacacacacacctgcgcgCACATGTGCGTGAGCGTAaattttacaaaaaacaaaatgcaaaatgaGAATGTTGACATAAAATGAATTTCCCATTTCATGCTGGTAATTTGTTCATTAATATGATATCATTACGTATGATATTCTGTCTTACTGCAAACTGCAAAAAATTTCTGTCTAGGATTTCTATTAAAGCACACCCACAACTGGTCACTTTCTGTTCCCATAAATTCTTTCTTGAGAAAATTGTCTCTCTTATAATCTGTACCATCCAAAGAAGTGTCCATTACCTTCCAGGGGAAATGCACCAGTCTCTTTAAACCTTCTAGTCCCTGAAATTCTACTTGATGAAGAAATAAATCATGAAGAATATGGGCCAAAGCATACACAGCATTGTATAGATTGTAACTCTCCTCACTCATGGCCATGTCAATAAATGGATAAGGTAACATTTCCATGGAGGCATTGAGTGGACAGTTCTCCAATTTTGTACAGTCAGACTCAGAAAATGAACAATCAAACATTAAAGACCAGTGTATAGCTAAGTAAATATCATTTGGGTATTTCGAGGGGTTAATAGCATGGATAAATTTTCTAAAACCTGCAATTTCCTTATGGTGGTGTGAAAACATGAGAGAACCATGAACTGGGTGTAAGAAcatactttgtttcattttgaaagaATGATATGGTGAGGCCATGACCCAGACTTTTTGTGTCCTTAGAGATTGTTCTACCATGTGAAAGAATATGATCAGTGAATCAGAGTCAAAATAGACTATAATCACATTTACTGATGATTTCAAGACGTGAAGAATTTCATCCACTTTAATATCTGGATCTGCTGCTGATCTACTGAGTGACATGATTTCCACAAAGGCCACACAGATACCATTCTTGTCCATTTCTATTCTAAAGTCAGACCAAAACTGAAGGCTTCTTTCATCTTCTGAGATACAAAGCCCCACCCAGTTCCAGTGGAAATAACGGATTAAAGAGATCATAGCATGGGCCAGAAAGGTGTCTTTAGGTGCCATCTGATACACAGAAGTTAAATGGGTATTGCCACTCAGGATGGGATCATAACGCCCAATGGTGAGCTAAGAGAATAAGAGAGTTAATAATAATATGAAGATAAGTCTTGCACAATtatgaaagctatttgcacttaAAAATAGCTAAAAGTTTGGGAAGGAAGACTGGCTCTTTTCATAGTTATAGTCACCACCCATATCCTCAGAATGTTTTGGAATATTCATAATAAGACTCAGATTCAGAAAAATACATTGTCTTCTACAACGTCTATCACTAGTCTATTCCTAATGAAGATCCCTCAGTAATTAAGTTTAAACAGAAATTTTGCATGATGCATAAATCCAGTCTCCACTTATCATTTTCCTCCATGAATACATCATTATCACTGAACAAATAATCAATACATTTCACTCTATTCGTGCAATACTCACCTGTGGAAATTTGTACAGCTGCAGCAGTTCTCCAAAAAGAGCAGATGCTGTCCATGATGGTCCTGTAATTAATACTACAGACTTGCTCTCTTTCCTACAGTTGTAATTAGGAATCATTCTGCCAATCCCTGAAATCCACTTTAAAGAAATATACATTGTGTCTGTATCAATAAATGGGAAATTATTTGCATCAATTCCCAAAGTCATGTTTGGTAAAATATTAGAGTTTCTGTTGACCTCTTCAACGgcaaagaggaaggacagaaaaatCATGTAGGTCTTGATCTTAAGCCTATAAAGATGGAAAGGAATCATGAAGAGGAGGGTAAAAGTCATGATTTTATTCAAGAATAATGCAATAAGTTTAAAGATTGTAGTTCATATAGTGACCAATTAAACACACTGAATTTTTACTTTGCCAGcatttattaattgtacaaaatattgcATTTTATCATTAGAGTTCATAGATGTTTATAACATAATTTTGTCCTTTTCAATTGGCTATTAGCAAAATAGTTCTCCCTGTCTTGTGGTTCCCCTTCCTCTACCGTAAGTTCTCCTAATACTTTCTATTCCCTctcttatatttaatttaataattactaTTTTGTGTATACATAATGAGAACTTTATGACTACACACTGCTGATTCTATTTCGTTTTGCTCATAAtgtaatatgtgtatgtatatgaatacaaGCTATTATTCATATCtatttaatttgtatatatttttggaaTGAATAAttggcattggataaccagttTGGTGACTCATTCCTGTCAAAGACCATTTATCCTCCTCTTGGCAGTCATTAATAGCCTGTAGGAAAAGGGCTAGGGGTTCATGGTATTTTCTCCACTCATGTGGCTAAGTCTAGTAGTGTTGTCACTACCCGAGCCTTGTTTAGGCTACCATACCATGGAGAATTCATTTGAACAGCTTTTGTTCTTATGTACAGCATACAATCTCACAGAAGATGTCCTCATCCTCTGTCTTTTAAAATCCTTCTATCCCCTCTTTCATGATATTTCCCAGACATATGTGTAGAAATTGAAGATAAATCTATTAATTGCATTTAGGTACCCCTTAGTAACTTGTTATCCCTATGCCAACAAGCTGTGTATTTCTGTAATTTAATTTTCTCTATCTATtgcaaaaataatttgttttgacAAAGAGTGAGAGTGggagctacatttatctgtaagtacaaggataaatatttagaaagtggttAGAAATTACACTGGTTTAAGAAAGTATGAAACACTTCTCCTGGGCTCCATATTCTGGCCCACAACTCTAACGGCCTTACCAGAGACTGTTTGGATCTTGGGACCAAGCCCTGGACTGAATGCTTTCTCTAGGCTAGATATTCCCACCCACAAGCCCAGCttctttaccagaggccaggctcGTCCAATGGATCCCAGGTAAAACACCACCCACTGCCAACAAACACTCCTCAAAGCCTACTCAGCATCTCCAGACTGCATCCCCTTGCCTGGGCTCCATAATCTGTCCCACAGATTTGGCACAAAACTTCTGTTTAACACATGGAAAACCTGATTCTAGGGAAACTAGGTCAGATTCTGCCCACTGCCAATTATCAATCTCTAAAGATGGCCCAACAATCTCTAAATATAACCTCTCTCCTGACATCTATATGGCAGACCACAACTTCAGGAGAAAACCTCTGCTTTATTAGAGGCCATACCAGTATAGAAATTATAGAGACCAAGCAGGTACCTAGAACACCAGAGGCCACACTTGTATTTTGAACCTCAAAGGCAATGTGGGTATCCAAAAACTCAGAGTTCTTGAAAGTgacaaaaacaacagcagaaacacTCTACTGGGTCTGAAGACTCACAGGTCACCAGAACCCCTTGGTACAtagttcagaagaaaagaaatgaaactgaaaccaaggaacaaagcacctatctaacaaagacaaactcaggaaCTAATCACTATAGTCATCCAAAACCAAATGCCTacatgccagtgtaagaacacaattaaCAACAGAAAGGGCAATGTGGCATCATCAGAGCCTAGCTATCCTATGACAGCAAGAACTGAACATTCCCACCCAGTCGAATCACAAGAAATTGACCTTAAGAATAACATTATGCAGATGATATCATCTTtaacaaggaaatgaaaacatctcctaaagaaattcaggaaaagaCAATCAAAATATTGGAGGAAAGCAATAAATTCCTTAAGGaaagtcaagaaaataaacaggTGAAGAAGGCTGTTCAagtcctgaaaatggaaatagaaacaataaagaaattacagagggaattctggaaagggAAAACCCAGGTaagagaacaaaaaataaaaaggaagcatcAGAAACATAATACAGAACGGGGAAGACAGAATCACAGGTAATGAACACACAATAGAAGAAACAAATTTATaggtcaaataaaatgttaaatctgacAAATTTCTAACACAAaaaattcaggaaatctgggacactatggaaGGACCAAACATAAGAACAGGAGAAGAATCCTTGCTCAAAggtccagaaaatatattcaacaaaatcacagaagaaaattttctttaccTAAAGGAGAACATTCGtataaaggtacaagaatcaAACAGAATACCAAATAAATTAGAACAGGAAAAAATTTCGCATGCCACATAATAAAGAcattaaatatacataaaaagaaataatattaaaagctgcaagaaaaaaggccaaataaCCTATAAAGGCATATGCGTTAGAATTACACTGGGATTCTCAGTAGAGAGCATAAAAGTCAGAATgccctggacagatgtcttgcatTCTCTACAAGACCATGGATACAAGCCAAGACTACCAGCAAAATTTTCACtcaccatagatggaaaaaacaagatatttcaaaagacattaaaatttaagcaatatctctccacaaatatAGCTCTTTAGAAGGTAATAGAAAGCAAACACAAACCCAAGGAAGTTATCTACTGCTATAAAATCACAGGCAAAAATAATTTCACAccaacaaaaggcagagaaagggaacacagacacacacagagacacacatacacacatgcatgcactatcaccaccaccaacaagaaTATAACAGAAATTACCAATCATTAGTTATTAATATCTCTCAaaatcaatggactcaatttctcaataaaaagacactggctaacaaaatggataccatccttctgctgcactcAAGAAACAAGCCTTAACACCTAAGATAGAAGTTACTGcagggtaaagggttggaaaatgactttccaatcaaatgaagcAAAGGAGGGAGCTGGTGTAGCTATGCTaaactaacaaaatagacttccatccaaaattaatcaaaggagacagagaaagatatttaatactcatcaaaggaaaaatactcAAAGATGATGTCTCAACTTTGAACATCTATGCACCAAGTGCAAGAGCATCCATATTTGTCAAAGAAACATTATCAAAGTTCAAATAACACATTGCACTTAACACATCAATTGAaggagacttcaatacctcacTCTGACCAGtggacaggtcatctagacagaaactaaaaagagaaataatggagctaacagacattttGACACAAATATACCTAACatgtatctacagaacattttatccaaacacaaaagaaaatagctTCTACTCAGCACCTCTTGGAACATTCTtcaaaactgaccatatactcagtcacaaagaaagTCTCAACAGATGCAAGATAATTCACATATACCACTGTTCCTTATCAGACCATGATGGATTAAAGTTGTAGTTCTATAAGAGAAATGACAAAAAGCCTgcaaactaatggaaactgaacaactttctCCTCTATCACTATTCAGTCAAGGAACAAATAAAAGATCAAGACTTTCTATAATTCAATGAAGATGAATTCACAGCATGCCCAACTTATGGGAAACAATGAAAGTgatactaagaggaaagttcatagtactaagggccttcataaagaaattagagagatctcATGCTAGGGACTTCATGGCATAttggaaaactctagaacaaaagaagcaaatgcacccaagaggagtagactacaggaaataatcaaactgagggattaaatcaataaaacagaaacaaagaggacaatataaagaaagaaatgaagaaatgattcttccaaaaaaatcaacaagataggcaaaTCCCTATTCAAagtaactaaaagacagagagtaaattttcaaattaaaaaaaaatcagaaatgtagAGGAGGATATAACAGCAGTCACCAAGGAAATGCTAAGACTCATTGGGTCATACTTCAAATACCTATACTCcgcaaaattggaaaatctaataaaacaaaatggacagCTTTTCAAAAGATATCACTTTCCAAAAGTAAACCAgtatcagataagcaatttaaatataaCTATAACCACTAAGGacatagaagcagtcattaaaatctctcaAGCCTAAAAAGGACTGGGCCAGATGCTTTGAGCACAGAACTTCACCAGAcctttaaagaagagctaataatAACACTCCCCAAAATTATcccatgaaagagaaacagaacatcacaaattcattttatgagccCAGAGtaaccctgatacacaaaccacagaaaggtttctctcaaaaaataaagagaaatacagaacattttcattatgaactgatgcaaaaataataaactcaataaaataattgcaaactgaatccaagaacacataaaaaaggtaatccaccatgatcaagtaagctttaTTCAGtagatacagggatggttcaacatacaaaaatctgtcaatgtaatctacacaataagcaaactgaaagaaaaaaatcatgatcatctcattagatgcagaaaaggcttttgacaaactCTAGagacaaaatcaaaatcaaaatctaGACGCTTTATGACAAAAGTCTTAGAGTGGTCAACAATGCAAGGCTCatgctcaaacataaaaaaagcaatttacagtaagcctaTAGTCAACACCTAATTAAGTGGAAAAAAACTCAACACAACTCCAGTAAGataagaaacaagacaaggctgtccactctttccataaatattcaatataatacatagagttctagctagagtaacaagagaactaaaataaatcaagagagatacaaattagaaaggaaaaagtcaaaatatTTCTGTTGGCAGATGATATGATACTGTATAcaagtgatcccaaaaattctatcagacAACagctacagttgataaacaccttcagaaaaGTTGCTGGATGCAAtgttaactcaaaaaatcaggaGCTCCctctatatataaatgataaatgggcttcaaaaaatcaagcaaacaataCCCTTTATAATAAACcgtcataaataatataaaatatcttgaaggAACTAAAACCAATCAAGTGAAAAACTTATATCCCAAGAACTTCAAGTcgttgaagaaagaaattgaagaagatatcataaGATGGAAAGATGTACCAGGCTCATGGATTAGTAGGTTTAACATAAAAATGGTCTATGCCACATGAGCAGGATACAAGTCTTTTATTGAAAGTGAGGCTCAGTTTGGTGGTGAGTCTCAAAGGTAGTAGAAGTTATAAGAGGGAAATATCAGGCAAATGGTAAAAGGACTAAAGGTACTACACAATTCAGGAGGTATGGGGGTGGACAGTAAATGTAGTCTACCTGAAAAATTGTCGTGGGTAGTGTCTATATGGACCCTGTAAGAAAGAAAGCCATGTTTTGGTGGTGCCTTCCATAAGAAGGGTGATGGACTATGAAGAGAATGCTGTCTAAGTCAAGCAACAGCAGGATTATGGATATCGACATCTATACTGAGATAATAAATCATAACTCTGAGGACTAAGAATTTGAGATCATATGTGTTATGAGGATTATGTGAGTTCATGAAGGTGCATATGTTAGAGGTGAGATTTTTGTCCTCTGAGGGTTCAGAGTTATTATCATTTCACCACATAAATACCTATAAATACTaagtcatagaaacagaaagtgaacACACCTCAAACCCTATTGTCTTGTTTGATTTCTCAGTTGCCATAACTGTGAAATCTAAATGTTTCCTGTTTATGTCCCCTAATATTGGATATGTGGTTAAGTAGGTACCGTAGCTATCTAATTTATATCATAACTGTAGGCAACCACTGCAGCTATTTGAGCCTATCTATGTTCATATTTGACTATTTCATGACAATATTTTGCCCTAATTTATGCTTTATATGATATGATAATATTTCacctaaaaggaaagaaataactaTTACAAAAATGAATATTGAGTAAAAACTCATCAtattttagttctgtttttatgttaacTTTTTCATTGATGTTAGTgtatctttgtttctgtctttgtggACAAGACATGTGAGTGCCACAGCACAAATGGAGATATCCAAGaacatattttgagaatttttttcttcaatttaactCTAGATGGATCAGAGGAATGAACACAGATCCCTAGGTCTGAGTGAAGTTGCTTTACCTCTGGACTCAGCTTCATAGTCAggtactttattttataagtggctgtttGACAAAAGTAAACTGTGCTTGAATCAATAAATAATTTGGTACCTTCTTGGTGAATAACGCAATGCACATTTCAGCATAATCAATGAAAAGCAGTATATGACATAATGCTTTTGAAAGTTAATTAAGACAACGACTGTGGGTTGAACATAGTATGGAAATGCTTGAACATTAAACTGCATAAGATATTGAGTGTAGGTATCCACCAACATGAGAAATCAGGACACTAAGATTCACAAGGTCATGTGAATAATTgggaaaatgaaaacagcatgcATTGAATGCTACTTTGTAGGGCacgttttgattttttttttattccattctgGCTCTATTTGAGTTCCACAACCCAGATATGCTGAATTCTGTTGGTACAACTATGTTTAATGCTATACAATTGCATTTAAGATGCCTGTAACTGgatggtggatctctgtaatttcAACTAGATCTATGTTGATCACATTTTCTAGTagttaattcttttatttatgtatctgaaGACTTTCTTAGTGGCAATGCTTAAAGTATGAAAAAAACTGATATTGAGCTAACATTGTGATAtaatcaaaagaaagagagacaggtgaggagagagaagagagatggggaaaaGAAAGATCCTTCAAATTGTAAAATTTCATACTATCCTAGGGATAAATATTAGATTCTATCTCCAGGGGGGAAGTTATAATTATTTCTACCAACACAATGTAAGGGATCAGAAAAGATGTCTCTTAATTCCAGTAGTTCAGTTATTTCAAAAAGCCTTCCCACTGCTTGTGATTCATGATAAGTGCTCAGAATTATAAGTAAAGATGAAAGACATgatattacaaaaaaaatcatatatatgtaaaaacatGGAAACTTTtgtcaaaatatattataataataatatgtcaaaatagattttaaaatacaaatgtgatataaccaaatataaatacatatgctaAAACAtgggaaaatgttttcaaatatacTAAGATAATAATATATTGAAGTACATTGTAAAATACAAAGCAGTTATATTAATGGCAACATCAAAATTTAAAGGTAGTATTGCATGAAAGCTGGAAATATAAAGAGACATTCTAAATTTTAACTTAAGGTAAAATTTAGAACTTTTTTTCACATCAATGTAGAATAAAAAGTATCGAGTATTAAAGCAATTACCAGGAATATGTTTGATTTCTCCCTAGAAATGTTTCAAATTagtcatcaaatatttatttatttatttatttatttatttacttatttcctaCTAACTTCCTAAAATTGAATTGCATGATtaatttcacataaaataaaactagtaTAAAGAAGGAAAAGCTATTCACTTCTTGAACCATCTCAACATCCCTGTTCAGCACTTTCAAACTTCCTAGTCCCCTTCTATGAGGTTTTCTTCACCTGACATCATATATGATTGATGACAAAGAGAGCTCACTTCTTGGTGAAATTTTTCTGTGTTCACATTCGTCTGTTCACTACTACAATATATACCTGACATATTGTCAAATTATCTAGAGAAATGACGTTTTTGGCTCATGGATTCAAAGGTCTCATTGTTTAATTgaccttcttcatttcttttatgcCTTCTATAATACAGCACATTATAAAGTATCCTTTGGGAGAACAACACCATATATATGACCAGATAGCAGAAAGAATAGGATATCCTCTAGCCACTTTGATAACCTTGTCTACAATGATCAAAGGTGTGCTACTATATCCCACCTGTTATTgaggtaaacaacaacaacaacaacagcactcTGTAAGATTGCTGGCTGTatgataaaaagtttttttttcctatttcgtGGTAATGCTGAGAAGCTGGCCTTCCAGATAGCATTACCTAACCAAGCAAGGGAAAGATAAGTATGATAAAAGCTTCAAGTCttgaagaaagtaaattaattagATAACAGAAGGTGAAAAGCTCCCATGCTCATCAATCAGTAGAATTAATGTAGTAAACATAACCACCaaccaaaaataatcaataaCTTCATAAAAATCTCCATTAAATGCAAATACAATCCTTCACAAATCTTGAAATAACAATTCAGAACTTCATATAAAAAAACAGGTTCACAAAACCAGTCTGGAACATTAATGTAACTACTGGATTGTCCACTCTTCTTAATTTCAAGATATAGTACAGAACGATAGCATTACATATGGCATGCGATTGGCACAAAAATTGACACAATGTTCAATGGAATTGAAATGAAGCCGGAGATATAAACCCACACATGTAGACATATGACTTTTGCTAGAGAATCCAAAAGTGAACACTTTAAAAACTACAGCATCTGGAACCAATGGTTCTGATCAACTTTATGCCTCCATatggaagaatgcaaatagattacCATTCACTACCCTGTACACAAATCAATCCCCGAGGTAATCAAAAACCTTAACATAAAACCATGTACACTGAATCTGATTGAAAGTAGGGAATATCCTTGAATGCAATGGCAATGGATATGATCTTCTGAACAGAGCATTAATAGTGCAAGAACTAAGATTAACATTTagtaaatgagacctcatgaatctgaaaagtttctgtaagtcTAAAGACATAGTCAATCATACAAAG
It includes:
- the LOC143269143 gene encoding vomeronasal type-2 receptor 116-like — translated: MIPNYNCRKESKSVVLITGPSWTASALFGELLQLYKFPQLTIGRYDPILSGNTHLTSVYQMAPKDTFLAHAMISLIRYFHWNWVGLCISEDERSLQFWSDFRIEMDKNGICVAFVEIMSLSRSAADPDIKVDEILHVLKSSVNVIIVYFDSDSLIIFFHMVEQSLRTQKVWVMASPYHSFKMKQSMFLHPVHGSLMFSHHHKEIAGFRKFIHAINPSKYPNDIYLAIHWSLMFDCSFSESDCTKLENCPLNASMEMLPYPFIDMAMSEESYNLYNAVYALAHILHDLFLHQVEFQGLEGLKRLVHFPWKLHSFLRNTQLYHLDSNQVILDEKRKSVAEYDILNYCHFPINFVHMLKVGMFSPFAPPGQQLSLHEDMIEWALGFTETPQSLCSESCSPGFRKAHMEGKAICCFDCTPCPENEISNETNMEQCLRCGDKQYANMQRIHCIQKGVTFLSYEDALGMILTSLSLFFSGLAVTILGIFVKHRTTPIVKANNRTLSYILLISLTLCFLCPLLFIGYPNTATCILQQTVFSAVFTVALSTVLAKTVTVVLAFSVTSPGRRMRWLLISRVPNFIVPFCTLIQLIPLGIWLGTSPPFVDIDTHSEYDHIIIVCNKGSVPAFYCVLGYLGCLAVGSFTLAFLVRNLPDAFNEAKFLTFSMLVFCSVWVTFLPVYQSTKGKAVVATEVFSILASSAGLLGCIFLPKCYIILLRPERIYSYHCRNKKHFETKMSSEN